A stretch of Chloracidobacterium validum DNA encodes these proteins:
- a CDS encoding AAA family ATPase: MLVYDCVPPGYQVLSEVYRSDRTLVLRAQRMETGEPVILKTTVEAVPAAALVLRYDHEWSLLSLLAASQPSAQVARAYDLTRVGHRPVLVAEDFGGQALRYAVNAYTDLPLTERLAIAIEVLTAIESVHAAGILHKDVNPANIVINRTTRQVKLIDFGIAVQSRRVTAGRLAAETFEGTLAYIAPEQTGRLSRTVDARADLYAFGVSLYELLTGTLPFHANDALEMLHGHLALTPPPAHQRNRRLPPVLSDIVAKLMAKSPDDRYQTAAGARFDLAEVLHQLTQQGDHTQPALTPFPLGRRDAATFVVPKRLYGRAREIALLQEAFDRVCQSGHEMVLVSGASGIGKTALIGEIQVPVLARRGFFITGKYDQLRGNTPYSAISAACRQLARQLLAQSDAELASWRATLTAALGSGAAILLPLVPELALIVGEAQPVVEISAMEARPRLESAFASLLGAFATRQRPIVLFLDDVQWADAASLDLLAALARSRHTTQALFILAYRDQETPPGHPLLLTLDAIRATGLTMTHIKLSPLTLESVTQLTAAAMDHAPDATAVAEVVHRKTGGNPFFVRELLERLAADGWLTYQPEQGWRADLAGIATARITEHVVAFLIEKLHRCAPDVQRILQAAACLGNHVETAQVALAAETTVADVQAALEAAVEANLVVGEAVAGRRPTHFLFVHDRVQQAAYELVPEAERQARHWRIGRNLLNDLNPSAPSTSTASSAARLFDIATHLNRGHHLATAAEREELAHLNLHAGRAAKRAAAFAPALVYLQTGLGLLPETAWTTHYELALHLHLEAAEAAFFSARPQTAEGLAQAVFDHARSLADALPAHEVAILAYSAQYRFHDAIGHGRSVLRQLGVDLPEQPTRADIGPLWVRLESRLTSLDLEALLSMPDLEDPQAHAAMRLLYRISVPAFLSDSVLFTLVVLWRVELTLRHGINTLTASSFVALGLVVSGGFDDPARGSLFGRFARNLLDRLPSSEARVRTLTSYYFFLHIWREPVRETIEPLRAAYREGVETGELEFASTALLALTWVGIFIGQPLDALERDVRAHGDAIRALRQERNYRTNQLCLAYTRNLRVKTDDPMQLTWGEGNQPLDDAAVRATGDYGTLGTLAYLRMKLAYFFGDIQRAYEQSVLCETNMTGLQSSCLQPNVYLFGALTRLARLRAGGVDEPEANAMWDWLGQTRRRLARWAELAPMNYAQKLHLVDAEIHAARGETGAALDAYDRAIAVAREQGFIHEEAMANECAARFFLEQGRTKIARAYAADARRAYARWGATEKVRHLDEQFQVALGEVNFLRSTGTHLALTGTGTADHTTTGSTSFDVASVMKAARVLSGEIVQEQLLDALLRIALENAGATRGVLLLPHDDGQWYVEAERDVHQSVDGQPSRRLTETNTLPASVIHLVTRTGESVLLADATESADFGADPYVQATGVRSVLCLPAQHRGQIRAVLYLEHRAVTNAFTVQRREALTILAAQAAVSLENARLYASLEEKVRRRTEELAEKNRRLEQTTSEILDSLRYAERIQRAILPTPEEFTQCIIEHFVFWRPRDIVSGDFYWLYGGKPPGGQARWLAVVDCTGHGVPGALMAMIGNELLNQIVIERGIESPAAALDTLDASIRAAFRHDARQDGQRDGMDVALCRLDADGSVTFAGAGRPLYIVERGVLREVRGDRGSIGSRIRQRRFTEQRLSLAPGAMLYLGSDGFADQNNPLGQRYGSRALKQLLAMVAPQPLPLQRQQIEQDFDQHRAGEPQRDDVTLVGVRLG, translated from the coding sequence ATGCTGGTTTACGACTGCGTACCACCCGGCTACCAAGTTCTATCTGAAGTGTACCGCAGTGACCGAACGTTGGTGCTTCGGGCGCAGCGGATGGAAACTGGCGAACCGGTCATCCTCAAAACAACCGTTGAAGCCGTTCCGGCGGCGGCGCTCGTCCTGCGCTATGACCACGAGTGGTCGTTGCTTTCGCTGCTGGCGGCCTCCCAGCCCTCCGCCCAAGTCGCGCGGGCCTATGACCTGACCCGCGTCGGACACCGCCCCGTCCTGGTGGCTGAAGATTTTGGCGGACAGGCGTTGCGCTACGCGGTCAACGCCTACACCGACCTGCCGCTCACCGAACGCCTGGCGATAGCCATCGAGGTCCTCACCGCTATCGAGTCCGTCCATGCCGCCGGCATCCTGCACAAGGATGTCAACCCAGCAAACATCGTCATCAATCGCACGACCCGGCAGGTCAAGCTCATTGACTTTGGGATTGCGGTTCAGAGTCGGCGCGTCACGGCCGGTCGTTTGGCGGCGGAAACGTTTGAAGGCACCCTGGCCTACATTGCTCCCGAGCAAACCGGGCGACTGAGCCGGACCGTGGACGCGCGCGCCGACCTCTATGCGTTCGGCGTTTCGCTTTATGAACTGTTGACCGGGACGCTGCCCTTCCACGCCAACGATGCCCTGGAGATGCTCCATGGCCACTTGGCGCTCACGCCACCGCCGGCGCATCAGCGCAACCGGCGACTTCCGCCTGTGCTGTCGGACATCGTGGCGAAACTGATGGCCAAGTCACCGGACGACCGCTACCAGACGGCCGCCGGGGCGCGTTTCGATTTGGCCGAGGTCCTACATCAACTCACCCAGCAGGGCGACCACACCCAGCCGGCCCTGACACCCTTTCCACTGGGGCGGCGAGATGCGGCCACCTTTGTCGTGCCCAAGCGCCTGTACGGCCGAGCGCGTGAAATCGCCCTCCTGCAGGAAGCCTTTGACCGCGTTTGTCAGTCCGGGCACGAGATGGTCCTCGTCAGCGGCGCGTCTGGCATCGGCAAAACGGCGCTCATCGGGGAAATCCAGGTGCCGGTCCTGGCGCGCCGGGGATTTTTCATCACGGGAAAATACGACCAACTGCGCGGCAACACCCCCTACTCGGCCATCAGCGCCGCCTGCCGACAGCTTGCCAGGCAGCTCCTTGCGCAAAGCGACGCCGAACTCGCAAGCTGGCGCGCGACGCTCACCGCGGCCCTTGGCTCAGGAGCGGCCATCCTGCTCCCGCTCGTCCCGGAGCTGGCGCTGATTGTCGGCGAAGCCCAGCCGGTAGTCGAAATTTCGGCTATGGAGGCACGGCCTCGGCTTGAGTCCGCCTTCGCGTCGCTCCTTGGCGCGTTTGCCACCCGGCAACGTCCAATCGTCCTGTTTTTGGACGATGTTCAGTGGGCGGACGCAGCCTCGCTCGACCTTTTGGCAGCCCTGGCGCGCAGCCGGCACACCACCCAGGCGCTGTTCATTCTGGCCTACCGCGACCAGGAAACGCCACCCGGACATCCCCTGCTGTTGACACTCGACGCCATTCGTGCGACCGGGTTGACGATGACCCACATCAAGCTGTCACCGCTCACGCTGGAGAGCGTCACGCAACTGACGGCAGCGGCCATGGACCACGCGCCGGATGCCACAGCGGTGGCAGAGGTCGTTCACCGCAAGACCGGCGGCAATCCGTTTTTCGTCCGCGAACTCCTGGAGCGACTTGCCGCCGATGGCTGGCTGACCTATCAGCCCGAACAAGGATGGCGCGCCGACTTGGCAGGCATCGCCACGGCCCGGATTACCGAGCACGTCGTGGCGTTTTTGATTGAAAAGCTTCACCGCTGCGCGCCTGATGTGCAGCGGATTCTCCAGGCGGCCGCTTGTCTTGGGAACCATGTCGAAACCGCGCAAGTCGCCTTGGCGGCCGAAACGACCGTAGCCGATGTGCAAGCCGCGCTGGAGGCGGCCGTCGAAGCCAATCTCGTCGTCGGCGAGGCCGTCGCCGGACGCCGCCCGACGCATTTTCTGTTCGTCCACGACCGTGTCCAGCAAGCCGCCTACGAACTCGTCCCGGAAGCTGAACGCCAAGCCCGCCACTGGCGCATCGGACGCAACTTGCTCAACGACTTGAACCCATCCGCGCCGTCCACCTCGACGGCGAGTTCCGCGGCCCGGCTCTTTGACATCGCCACTCACCTCAACCGCGGACACCACTTGGCGACGGCTGCCGAGCGCGAAGAACTGGCCCACCTCAACCTGCATGCCGGACGGGCGGCCAAACGAGCCGCTGCCTTCGCGCCGGCCCTGGTGTACTTGCAGACCGGCCTTGGTCTGCTGCCGGAAACAGCCTGGACGACCCACTACGAACTGGCGCTCCACTTGCACCTCGAAGCCGCTGAAGCCGCTTTTTTCAGCGCCAGGCCGCAAACGGCGGAAGGCCTGGCGCAAGCCGTCTTTGACCACGCGCGGAGCTTGGCCGACGCACTTCCAGCCCACGAAGTCGCCATTCTGGCTTATTCGGCCCAGTACCGCTTCCATGACGCGATCGGCCACGGCCGAAGCGTCCTCCGGCAACTCGGCGTCGACCTGCCAGAGCAGCCAACGCGCGCTGACATTGGCCCGCTCTGGGTCCGGCTCGAATCGCGCCTGACCTCGCTCGACCTCGAGGCGTTGCTGTCCATGCCTGACCTGGAGGACCCACAGGCGCACGCGGCGATGCGCCTTCTGTACCGGATATCCGTTCCGGCGTTCCTGAGCGATAGCGTCTTGTTCACGCTGGTCGTCCTGTGGCGCGTCGAGCTGACGTTGCGGCACGGGATCAACACCCTGACCGCTTCATCCTTCGTGGCGCTCGGACTCGTGGTGAGCGGCGGGTTTGACGATCCGGCGCGGGGCTCCCTGTTCGGCCGCTTCGCGCGCAACTTGCTCGACCGTCTCCCGTCGAGCGAAGCTCGCGTCCGCACCCTGACTTCCTACTACTTTTTCCTGCATATCTGGCGCGAGCCGGTCCGTGAGACCATCGAGCCGCTGCGGGCTGCCTACCGGGAAGGCGTCGAAACCGGCGAGTTGGAGTTTGCCTCGACGGCCCTGCTGGCGCTGACCTGGGTTGGTATTTTCATTGGACAGCCGCTGGATGCGCTGGAACGCGATGTCAGGGCCCATGGCGATGCCATTCGCGCGCTGCGCCAGGAACGAAACTACCGGACGAATCAGTTGTGCCTTGCTTACACCCGAAACCTGCGCGTCAAGACGGACGATCCGATGCAACTGACCTGGGGCGAGGGTAACCAGCCCCTGGATGACGCCGCTGTCCGAGCAACGGGCGATTACGGCACGCTGGGGACGCTAGCCTATCTGCGCATGAAGCTGGCGTACTTCTTTGGCGACATCCAACGCGCCTATGAACAGTCCGTGCTGTGTGAAACCAACATGACCGGACTCCAGTCATCCTGCCTGCAACCGAATGTGTATTTGTTCGGCGCGCTGACGCGCTTGGCGCGGCTGCGCGCCGGCGGCGTGGACGAGCCGGAAGCCAACGCGATGTGGGACTGGCTCGGACAGACGCGCCGGCGTCTGGCACGGTGGGCCGAGTTGGCGCCGATGAACTACGCCCAGAAACTCCACTTGGTGGACGCTGAAATCCATGCGGCGCGTGGCGAGACAGGCGCGGCGCTGGACGCCTATGACCGGGCCATTGCCGTCGCGCGCGAACAGGGCTTCATCCACGAGGAAGCCATGGCGAACGAATGCGCGGCGCGATTCTTTCTGGAACAAGGCAGAACCAAGATTGCCCGCGCTTACGCCGCTGATGCCCGCCGGGCCTACGCCCGCTGGGGCGCAACCGAAAAGGTTCGCCATCTGGATGAGCAGTTTCAAGTTGCGCTAGGCGAGGTCAACTTCCTGCGCTCAACCGGGACGCACCTGGCGCTGACGGGAACCGGCACGGCCGACCACACCACGACCGGGAGCACCAGCTTTGATGTGGCCAGCGTCATGAAGGCCGCGCGGGTGCTATCCGGCGAAATCGTGCAGGAACAACTGCTCGACGCGCTGTTGCGCATTGCTCTGGAAAACGCCGGAGCAACACGCGGCGTACTCCTCCTGCCGCATGACGATGGACAGTGGTACGTCGAGGCCGAACGCGATGTGCATCAGTCGGTGGACGGGCAGCCGTCCCGACGACTCACCGAAACGAACACGCTTCCGGCCAGCGTCATTCACCTCGTCACCCGAACCGGCGAGAGTGTCCTGCTGGCGGACGCGACCGAATCGGCGGATTTTGGCGCCGATCCCTATGTTCAGGCGACCGGCGTACGGTCGGTGCTCTGCCTGCCAGCTCAACATCGGGGACAGATTCGCGCCGTTCTCTACCTGGAACACCGCGCCGTGACCAACGCTTTCACCGTTCAGCGCCGCGAGGCGCTAACGATTCTGGCCGCGCAGGCGGCGGTTTCGCTTGAAAATGCCCGCCTGTACGCCAGTCTCGAGGAGAAAGTCCGGCGGCGCACCGAAGAGCTGGCCGAAAAGAACCGCCGGCTCGAACAAACCACGTCCGAGATTCTGGACAGCTTACGCTATGCCGAACGCATTCAGCGGGCGATCCTGCCCACGCCGGAGGAATTTACGCAGTGCATTATCGAGCACTTCGTGTTCTGGCGCCCCCGCGACATCGTATCGGGCGACTTTTACTGGCTTTATGGTGGAAAGCCCCCCGGCGGCCAAGCGCGGTGGCTGGCGGTGGTGGACTGCACCGGGCATGGCGTCCCCGGCGCGCTGATGGCGATGATCGGCAATGAGTTGCTCAACCAGATCGTGATCGAGCGGGGGATTGAATCCCCGGCGGCGGCGCTCGACACCCTGGATGCGAGCATTCGGGCGGCGTTCCGGCACGACGCCCGCCAGGATGGACAGCGCGACGGGATGGATGTCGCGCTCTGTCGGCTCGATGCCGACGGAAGCGTGACGTTTGCTGGCGCGGGGCGTCCGCTTTACATCGTTGAACGTGGCGTTTTGCGGGAGGTTCGCGGCGACCGGGGCAGCATCGGTAGTCGCATCCGGCAGCGGCGCTTTACCGAGCAGCGCCTTTCACTCGCGCCCGGCGCCATGCTTTACCTTGGCTCGGATGGCTTTGCCGACCAAAACAACCCGCTCGGACAACGTTACGGGTCGCGCGCGCTCAAGCAGTTGCTGGCGATGGTCGCGCCGCAGCCCCTTCCGCTCCAGCGGCAGCAGATCGAACAGGACTTTGACCAACACCGGGCCGGAGAACCACAACGCGATGATGTCACCCTGGTCGGCGTCCGCCTTGGGTGA
- a CDS encoding DUF4760 domain-containing protein → MATQEDAQLILKLYELRREPVMREARDFVSFKFFPESAQDIKDLLFDKRNPVYGAYWRQVTTYWDMTAALVNHGTLDEALFFDTNTECFAVFAKIEPFLPELREMFGPWYMVNLEKLIRRYPNYSERLSSLRTRLKLYGEAYKGKKTRGFHPEED, encoded by the coding sequence ATGGCAACGCAGGAAGACGCCCAGCTCATTCTGAAACTTTACGAACTCCGCCGCGAGCCGGTGATGCGCGAGGCAAGGGACTTCGTTTCATTCAAGTTTTTCCCGGAATCGGCCCAGGACATCAAGGATTTGCTTTTTGACAAGCGCAATCCGGTGTATGGCGCGTACTGGCGGCAGGTGACGACCTACTGGGACATGACGGCAGCACTCGTCAACCATGGGACGCTCGACGAGGCGCTCTTCTTTGACACCAACACGGAATGTTTCGCCGTCTTTGCAAAGATTGAGCCATTCTTGCCGGAACTCCGGGAGATGTTTGGCCCGTGGTACATGGTCAACCTTGAAAAACTGATCCGGCGCTATCCGAACTACAGCGAGCGTTTGAGCAGTTTGCGGACCCGTCTGAAGCTGTATGGCGAGGCTTACAAGGGCAAGAAAACACGTGGCTTTCACCCGGAAGAGGATTGA
- a CDS encoding redoxin domain-containing protein produces the protein MNIAKILELPFKGNFIPYPSRSLVEVGQAAPDFTLPDTHGKPFTLSALEPRWCLLYLTRIVDRGFI, from the coding sequence ATGAACATCGCCAAAATTCTTGAGCTACCGTTCAAAGGGAACTTCATTCCTTACCCCAGTCGGTCTCTGGTCGAGGTTGGCCAAGCCGCGCCGGATTTCACGCTCCCGGATACACACGGGAAGCCCTTCACCTTGTCGGCACTTGAGCCGCGGTGGTGTTTGCTCTATCTGACACGCATCGTTGATCGAGGTTTTATCTGA
- a CDS encoding RluA family pseudouridine synthase, with amino-acid sequence METALAEASTAAESGLCQVPASAVGVRLDVFLSTHLGVSRARVQRAITDGEVRVNGQVKRPSYRLESGDDIEADLPAPVTTDLVPENLPLRVLFEDESILVLDKPAGQVVHPAAGVWQGTVANALAFHFGAQRPGAEACRPGIVHRLDRDTSGVMVVAKTDTALEHLAAQFRERMVEKHYVALVHGDLIEPGVIDAPLARDRKHRLKMAVDAQGRPARSRYAVRQRLGQVTLLDIQIETGRTHQIRVHCAHIRHPVVGDPLYGLGRDNQLRDAAQRQAVARLGRQFLHAARLAFLHPSSAQPVCFTAPLPPDLEACLNVFTSASS; translated from the coding sequence ATGGAGACGGCTTTAGCGGAGGCGTCCACGGCGGCTGAATCTGGGTTGTGCCAGGTGCCGGCGTCCGCCGTGGGGGTCCGGCTCGATGTCTTTTTGTCCACGCATTTGGGGGTCAGCCGGGCGCGTGTCCAGCGCGCCATCACCGATGGTGAGGTTCGGGTCAATGGGCAGGTCAAGCGCCCAAGTTACCGGCTGGAATCAGGAGATGACATCGAGGCTGACCTTCCGGCTCCAGTGACGACCGACTTGGTGCCGGAAAACTTGCCGCTGCGGGTGCTCTTTGAAGATGAATCCATCCTGGTGCTCGACAAGCCGGCCGGACAGGTCGTTCATCCCGCAGCCGGCGTCTGGCAGGGAACGGTTGCCAATGCGCTGGCCTTTCACTTTGGCGCGCAGCGTCCAGGCGCAGAGGCCTGCCGTCCGGGCATCGTCCACCGACTCGACCGGGATACGTCCGGCGTGATGGTGGTGGCCAAGACGGATACGGCGCTGGAGCATCTGGCTGCCCAGTTTCGGGAGCGGATGGTGGAAAAACACTATGTGGCGCTGGTTCATGGCGATTTGATTGAACCTGGTGTCATTGACGCCCCACTGGCCCGCGACCGAAAGCATCGCCTCAAAATGGCCGTTGATGCCCAAGGTCGCCCGGCCCGGTCGCGCTATGCCGTCCGGCAGCGGCTGGGGCAAGTGACACTGCTCGATATTCAGATTGAAACCGGGCGAACGCACCAGATTCGTGTTCACTGCGCGCATATCCGCCATCCGGTGGTTGGCGATCCGCTCTATGGGCTAGGGCGTGATAACCAACTGCGGGATGCGGCACAGCGCCAGGCTGTTGCACGGTTAGGAAGGCAGTTTCTGCACGCGGCTCGACTGGCGTTTCTGCATCCATCCTCTGCCCAGCCGGTCTGCTTTACTGCTCCGCTCCCACCAGATTTGGAAGCGTGTTTGAACGTCTTTACCAGTGCATCCAGCTAG
- a CDS encoding (2Fe-2S)-binding protein yields the protein MSITVTVNGVKQACNAPADMPLLWVLRDVLGLTGTKYGCGAGLCGACTLHVDGVAVRACVFPLSGAEGKTVTTIEGLSPDGTHPVQVAWKLEDVAQCGYCQPGQIMAAAALLAKNPKPTDDDIANALAGNLCRCGTYQRIRAAVNRAVTLRKAEKRA from the coding sequence ATGTCGATCACGGTGACGGTCAACGGCGTCAAGCAAGCTTGCAACGCGCCGGCTGACATGCCGCTTTTGTGGGTGCTGCGTGATGTCTTGGGTTTGACTGGGACAAAGTACGGTTGTGGCGCTGGTCTGTGCGGGGCTTGTACCCTGCATGTGGACGGGGTAGCCGTCCGGGCTTGCGTGTTTCCACTCTCAGGTGCCGAAGGCAAGACCGTCACCACCATTGAGGGGCTGTCGCCGGATGGCACGCATCCGGTGCAGGTTGCCTGGAAGCTTGAAGACGTGGCGCAGTGTGGCTACTGCCAGCCGGGGCAGATCATGGCGGCCGCGGCGCTGCTGGCCAAAAATCCAAAGCCCACGGATGACGACATTGCCAATGCGCTGGCGGGGAATCTCTGCCGGTGTGGGACCTACCAGCGCATCCGCGCGGCCGTCAATCGCGCGGTGACCTTACGGAAGGCGGAGAAACGCGCATGA
- a CDS encoding xanthine dehydrogenase family protein molybdopterin-binding subunit: MTTVTNLSRRDFLTGVTLAGAALTLGCQVESADSRVTAAGGAALAPNAFLTIHPDGRILITVNKTEMGQGVRTGLPMLVAEELDVDWSAVTVETASFDPSRYGFQGTGGSGSLRGAWEPLRRTGATARTMLVEVAARRWNVAAADCRTEAGYVLHPSDPAKKLSYGELVADAAALPAPDPKTVKLKDPKDFKLIGRRVARYDNPDIVTGKAVYGMDVRQPDMRFATMVHAPVFGGKPKQVDDQAAKAIPGVEQVFVTDRGVAVVATNTWAAFEGAKKLRVTWDDGPHAELSSASIRALFAEKAKASGDIARNDGDAESALAQAAKRLEAIYEVPFLHHATLEPQNCTARVTAESCEVWAPTQFPNFVLDEARRITGLDAARIKIHVTLLGGGFGRRIEADYAADAVEVAKRLNGRPVQVTWTREEDMQHGWYRPASLHVVKGGLSEQGQPVAILHRLVAPSIRGQRQPDGGKGVDPGAMAGISSMQYDVPNFRAEYVRANTGVPIGFWRAVFDSQNAFVQESWIDELAHAAQADPVAFRLKLLGKSPRLKQVLDVAAKAAGWGKPLPKGQARGVAAHFSFGAFCAQVAEVSIEDDLPRIHRVVCAMDVGTVVNPSQVEAQIEGSIVFALSAALYGAITVEKGRVVQSNFNDYPLLRLGEMPKVEVHLIQSGEAPSGAGEPALPPTAPAVCNALFALTGKRIRKLPIELDV, encoded by the coding sequence ATGACGACGGTTACGAATCTCTCACGTCGTGATTTTCTCACCGGGGTTACGCTGGCCGGCGCGGCACTGACGCTGGGCTGTCAGGTCGAGTCAGCCGACAGCCGGGTGACGGCGGCCGGGGGGGCGGCGCTGGCGCCCAATGCTTTTCTGACCATCCACCCGGATGGGCGGATTCTCATCACGGTCAATAAAACCGAAATGGGCCAGGGCGTGCGCACGGGCTTGCCGATGCTCGTTGCCGAGGAACTCGATGTGGACTGGTCGGCCGTCACGGTGGAGACCGCTTCGTTCGATCCGTCCCGGTATGGGTTTCAGGGCACCGGCGGCAGCGGTAGTCTCCGGGGCGCGTGGGAACCGCTCCGGCGCACCGGTGCCACGGCGCGCACCATGCTGGTTGAGGTAGCCGCCCGGCGCTGGAATGTGGCAGCGGCCGACTGCCGGACGGAAGCCGGATACGTGCTACACCCTTCCGACCCGGCGAAAAAACTCAGTTACGGGGAACTGGTCGCCGATGCGGCCGCGTTGCCAGCGCCCGACCCCAAAACGGTCAAACTCAAAGACCCCAAAGACTTCAAGCTGATTGGGCGGCGCGTCGCGCGATACGACAACCCAGACATCGTCACAGGCAAGGCCGTCTATGGCATGGATGTCCGGCAGCCGGACATGCGGTTTGCCACGATGGTGCATGCGCCGGTCTTTGGCGGCAAGCCGAAGCAGGTGGACGATCAGGCGGCCAAAGCCATTCCCGGCGTCGAGCAGGTTTTCGTGACCGACCGTGGCGTAGCCGTGGTGGCAACCAATACGTGGGCGGCCTTTGAGGGCGCAAAAAAGCTGCGCGTGACTTGGGATGATGGGCCACATGCGGAGCTATCCAGCGCGTCCATTCGCGCCCTGTTTGCCGAAAAAGCCAAGGCGTCGGGCGATATTGCCCGCAACGATGGCGATGCGGAGTCGGCGCTTGCCCAGGCGGCCAAGCGACTCGAAGCCATTTATGAGGTTCCCTTTCTGCACCATGCCACGCTCGAGCCACAGAACTGTACGGCCCGAGTGACGGCGGAAAGCTGTGAAGTCTGGGCGCCGACGCAATTTCCAAACTTCGTGCTGGACGAAGCCCGGCGCATCACGGGCTTGGATGCCGCGCGGATCAAGATTCACGTCACCTTGCTCGGTGGCGGCTTTGGACGGCGCATCGAGGCCGATTACGCCGCGGACGCCGTCGAGGTCGCCAAACGACTCAACGGCCGACCAGTACAGGTAACCTGGACCCGCGAAGAGGACATGCAGCACGGTTGGTACCGTCCGGCCAGCCTCCACGTCGTCAAAGGTGGCTTATCTGAGCAGGGGCAGCCGGTGGCCATCCTGCACCGGCTGGTCGCTCCCTCGATTCGTGGACAGCGCCAGCCGGACGGTGGCAAAGGCGTTGATCCGGGCGCGATGGCCGGCATCAGCTCGATGCAATATGACGTGCCGAACTTCCGTGCCGAGTACGTCCGCGCGAACACCGGCGTGCCGATTGGTTTCTGGCGGGCGGTGTTCGACTCGCAAAACGCCTTTGTGCAGGAATCCTGGATCGATGAACTGGCCCACGCCGCGCAGGCCGATCCGGTGGCGTTTCGCCTCAAACTGCTGGGGAAGTCGCCACGCCTGAAGCAGGTCCTGGACGTTGCGGCGAAAGCTGCCGGGTGGGGCAAGCCACTTCCCAAGGGACAAGCTCGCGGTGTCGCGGCGCATTTTTCATTTGGGGCGTTTTGCGCCCAGGTCGCAGAGGTTTCAATCGAGGACGATCTGCCGCGCATTCACCGGGTGGTCTGCGCCATGGATGTTGGGACGGTGGTCAATCCCAGCCAAGTCGAAGCCCAAATCGAAGGCAGCATCGTTTTTGCTCTGAGCGCCGCGCTCTATGGAGCGATTACGGTTGAGAAGGGGCGGGTTGTCCAGTCGAACTTCAACGACTACCCGCTCCTGCGATTGGGTGAGATGCCAAAGGTGGAAGTTCACCTCATCCAGAGCGGAGAAGCGCCGTCGGGCGCGGGTGAGCCGGCGCTGCCGCCGACCGCGCCGGCCGTGTGCAATGCGCTTTTTGCCCTGACCGGAAAGCGGATTCGGAAGCTCCCCATCGAACTCGACGTATGA